A stretch of DNA from Chiloscyllium plagiosum isolate BGI_BamShark_2017 unplaced genomic scaffold, ASM401019v2 scaf_54068, whole genome shotgun sequence:
tctcccggtgataggagacagcggcagtgagggctcactcccggtgataggagacagcagcAGTggggacactctcccggtgataggagacagcggcagtgaggacactctcccgatgataggagacagcggcagtgcggacactctcccggtgattggagacagcggcagtgaggacactctcccagtgataggagacagcggtgAGGGCACTCTCCAGGTGAAAGGAGACACcggtgagggcactctcccggtaaTAGGAGACAGTGGCAGTGAGGTTACtgtcccggtgataggagacagcagcagtgagggaaCTCACCCGGTGGTCGGAGACAGTGGCAGTGAGGGAactctcctggtgataggagacagcggcagtgagggcactctcctgGTGTTAGgtgacagcagcagtgagggaaCTCTCTCAGTGATAGGAGACAGCAGctgtgagggcactctcccggtgaaaGGAGACAGTGGTAGTGAGGGCactctcctggtgataggagacagcggcagtgagggcacaCTCCCGGTGTTAGgtgacagcag
This window harbors:
- the LOC122545005 gene encoding sericin-1-like yields the protein DSGSEVTVPVIGDSSSEGTHPVVGDSGSEGTLLVIGDSGSEGTLLVLGDSSSEGTLSVIGDSSCEGTLPVKGDSGSEGTLLVIGDSGSEGTLPVLGDSSSEGTLSVTGDSSCEDTLPV